A window from Salvelinus fontinalis isolate EN_2023a chromosome 8, ASM2944872v1, whole genome shotgun sequence encodes these proteins:
- the LOC129861392 gene encoding uncharacterized protein LOC129861392, with protein sequence MASFVDEFIRFPSEELLELGTKEQLLKIAEYYKVEISDKRLKNSIRLILKANLMESGVLEVTTGPASAEESSPRNVTMAIPSVSPSSLLFEQQKELLLLQLEHDRQHDREKLNHDRVKYERELAFKQDMEMAKIKLQQERIELIREGKISGESLFWEGDQELPRGRSSFGRAPDTFDIVGNLRLLPQFNEKDPETFFLLFERVADARSWPDSDRTLMLQCVLTGKAQEAYSALSVHDSTCYDKVKMAVLQIYELVPEAYRQRFRTLKRDDQQTHVEFARQLSVQFNRWCSASAVVTFQGLCDLIMLEQFKDTIPDRIATYINERKVKNVVEAAVLADEYMLTHKRVFAEPRIRNEWGRSDRFGLRSPRYFGSRAEFNSTRVEPESRGRADFGQECHYCHDSGHWKNECPVLREKDKFSTRDYVKSKPTALAAPVSHQFTHDTWSQGQVKVHIHSGYLPFITEGFVSILGSKELVPVKILRDTGASESFVLESVLPFSAETDSGKSVLIRGIGLNTLSVPLHKMMLDCGLVKGEVVVGVRPSLPIEGVDVVLGNNLAGDRVWPVVFPSRVVPIKPSVVEIPDESVQSSPGMFRACAVMSSMSRGELVTVPTDENTTKKYATAFPVIPLSVTHSDLVSAQRTDPTLEELRDQIVPVEQLGDVTHCYFLKEDVLMRKWVSHGSRFLGEAISQVVVPVKLRELVLTTSHNGVAGHMGVRKTYHRILRHFFWPRLKRDVSDFIKTCHTCQLPGKPNQAIKTVPRFPTPVLSQPFEYSIIDCVGPWPRTKKKKKKKVVADVVSCALFLNVCMVRFCLSCLFRPGLGSLLSS encoded by the exons gtactaaagaacagctgttgaaaaTCGCCGAATACTACAAGGTTGAAATTAGTGATAAACGTTTAAAGAATTCTAttaggttgatattgaaggccaatctgatggagagtggtGTTCTTGAAGTTACCACTGGGCCAGCCTCTGCTGAGGAGTCATCTCCCCGTAACGTTACAATGGCCATTCCATCGGTTAGTCCTAGTAGTCTTctttttgaacagcagaaagaactgcttctgttacagcTGGAGCATGATCGgcagcatgatcgtgagaagctaaatcatgatcgtgtaaagtatgaaaGGGAATTAGCATTTAAACAAGATATGGAGATGGCTAAAATCAAGTTGCAACAAGAACGGATAGAGTTGATTAGGGAAGGAAAGATTTCAGGGGAGAGTTTGTTCTGGGAAGGTGACCAAGAGTTACCTAGGGGTCGTTCCTCTTTTGGTCGTGCCCCGGacacatttgatattgttggGAACTTACGGTTATTGCCTCAGTTTAATGAAAAGGACCCTGAGACATTCTTTTTGTTGTTTGAGCGTGTTGCTGACGCTAGGAGTTGGCCTGATTCTGACCGCACCTTAATGTTGCAGTGTGTACTGACTGGTAAAGCGCAGGAAGCATATTCAGCTCTTAGTGTACACGACAGTACCTGTTATGATAAGGTTAAAATGGCTGTGTTGCAGATTTATGAATTGGTCCCTGAGGCTTACCGCCAACGATTTAGAACTTTAAAAAGGGATGATCAACAGACTCATGTGGAGTTTGCGCGACAATTATCTGTACAGTTTAATCGCTGGTGTTCTGCCTCTGCAGTTGTGACTTTCCAAGGGCTGtgtgatctgattatgttagagcaATTTAAGGACACAATCCCTGATCGTATTGCCACGTATATTAACGAACGAAAAGTAAAGAATGTCGTTGAAGCAGCGGTTTTGGCGGATGAGTATATGTTAACTCACAAAAGAGTCTTTGCAGAGCCCCGTATTCGGAATGAGTGGGGGCGTTCGGATAGATTTGGGCTTCGCTCACCGAGATACTTTGGTTCACGGGCAGAGTTCAATTCAACTAGGGTTGAGCCTGAATCCCGTGGAAGAGCTGACTTTGGGCAAGAGTGTCATTACTGTCATGATTCaggtcattggaaaaacgaatgtcCGGTTCTCAGGGAAAAGGACAAATTCAGTACGCGTGATTACGTTAAATCTAAGCCTACGGCGTTAGCTGCGCCTGTTTCACATCAGTTCACTCATGACACATGGTCTCAGGGGCAGGTGAAAGTCCATATTCACTCAGGCTATTTACCTTTCATTACGGAAGGTTTTGTGTCTATATTAGGGAGTAAGGAATTGGTGCCAGTGAAGATCTTGAGAGACACAGGTGCCTCCGAATCGTTTGTGTTGGAGTCTGTGTTACCCTTTTCAGCTGAGACTGATTCGGGGAAGAGTGTTCTAATTAGGGGGATAGGTTTGAACACTCTTTCAGTTCCATTACAtaaaatgatgttggattgtGGGCTGGTAAAAGgtgaggttgttgtgggggtgcgtccTTCGTTGCCTATTGAGGGTGTTGACGTTGTTCTTGGGAATAACTTGGCTGGTGATCGTGTATGGCCTGTCGTGTTTCCATCTCGAGTTGTTCCCATAAAGCCGTCAGTTGTTGAGATTCCAGATGAGAGTGTACAGAGCTCCCCAGGGATGTTCCGTGCGTGTGCAGTGATGAGTTCTATGAGTCGTGGCGAACTGGTCACTGTGCCGACTGATGAGAATACCACAAAGAAGTATGCCACTGCTTTCCCTGTTATTCCGTTGTCTGTTACCCACTCAGATCTAGTCAGTGCGCAGCGGACTGACCCCACATTGGAAGAGTTGCGTGACCAAATTGTGCCTGTGGAACAGTTGGGAGATGTCACCCATTGCTATTTTCTCAAAGAGGATGTCCTGATGAGAAAGTGGGTGTCTCATGGTAGTCGTTTTCTGGGGGAGGCGATTAGTCAGGTTGTGGTACCAGTAAAGCTTCGTGAGTTGGTTTTGACAACTTCTCACAATGGTGTTGCTGGACATATGGGTGTGAGGAAAACATACCATCGCATATTACGACATTTCTTTTGGCCTAGATTAAAGAGGGATGTCTCTGATTTCATCAAAACTTGTCACACCTGTCAATTACCTGGTAAACCTAATCAAGCTATTAAGACGGTACCACGGTTTCCTACTCCTGtactcagccaaccttttgagtatTCGATCATTGACTGTGTGGGTCCTTGGCctcgtacaaaaaaaaaaaaaaaaaaaaag GTTGTAGCTGATGTGGTCTCGTGCGCCCTCTTCCTGAATGTTTGTATGGTCAGGTTCTGTCTTTCCTGTCTATTCCGTCCTGGTCTGGGGAGCCTTCTTTCCTCTTAA